The DNA segment ATTGATGTCTTGGAGTAAATTACAAAGATTAAAATTCACTTTTTCTTAAATACActtctaaaaatattaatctAAAATAATTTAACTAATCATTAAAGAACATATATAATCTAATTAGTTAAACAGATTTTAATAAAggtaaaattaacataaaaaatattaaaacaatttatattttaaaacaataaaaactttctaaaacattaaaacataataaaacatagtatgtctttattctttttttaccaaaaaattataaattataaaacagaaaaagtattatatataactTTCACATATTGCGTGGCgccaggaaaaaaaaaacgaaatcaaGATTATTATTACCAAACACAAGTACAGCTGTAATCTAGACAACAGTTGAATATACGGACAGTCAAGATTCAAAGGACCACATGGTAATTATTTGGTGGACTCTTTAATAAACAcgaatttaatttaaaaaaaaaaaatctgaatcgtcgtcggtctctctctctcgtcaAAACAAAAACCCTAACGTTCACAGGTAAAAGCTCCCTCCCTCGCTCTCGTCTGAGTTCACTCTTCCGATTCCTCACGTTTTCTCTGTTCGCAGATCTCTCGAAGATGAAAGGTGGTGAAACCAAAGCTCAATCGAAGAGCACCGATGAAAGGTATATATTCTCCTTTTAATCACTCTCACACACATGGCGAATGAATCTGAGATTCATTTTGATTTGTATTCTTAGATTGAAAACGAGAGGAAAGAAAGCTGGAAAGAAAGCAGCCAAGGATCCTAACAAGCCTAAGAGGCCTCCAAGTGCCTTCTTCGTCTTCCTGTAAGTCTCTCTCAATTGATTAGTATTATTATAGACTTTCtggtgattgattgattgaatgAAGGGAGGGGTTCCGTAAGGAGTTCAATCTAGCTAACCCTGACAACAAATCTGTCGGAGCTGTAAGTGCTAATCTGAGATTTACAATCACAATCTCTTTCCCATATAGTTGTTCTtagttgttttgaatatttgtaACATTTTAGGTTGGTAAAGCTGCTGGAGCTAAATGGAAATCAATGACTGATGAAGTGAGTCTTGTTAAGTTTTAATAGTTTCAAATCATATATATCAATTGTAGTTTTACCGAACTTTGAATGAAACAGGACAAAGCTCCTTATGTGGCCAAAGCAGAGACCAAGAAGACTGAATATACCAAGACTATGCAAAAGTACAACATGAAACTGGTATTCATTCTTCTTGTTGACCTCTTTTTGTCATTTTCTGATGTTAGTCAAATCAAATGTCATGtatgcatcttttttttttcccatcaGGCTAATGGAACTAGCACAGCTGGAGATGATGACTCTGACAAGTCCAAGTCCGAAGTCAACGATGAGGCAGAAGGTGCAAGTGAAGAGGTTTGTACTTCATACTATTTTGAAATATCTCTGTTTATGTTTGCTAGTGTCATAGTGTTCGACACTTGCTTTATCTCATGATTTTGTGTTGCAGGAGGAAGATGATGATTAGGAGATGGATCAACCAGCGATTTGTCTTTATGGAGTATCTTCTGTTGTACTGTTATTAGCTGCTAGTTTTTAGTGACTATTGCTATGCTTTCCCCTCCTTTATGTTAACTGGGATGTATTCGTAATCTTCTTCAACTTCTCATGACAACTTTGAATTTAGCTTTGATCTTTGTCTCTACTCTTTTAAACGATGGTATTATTTATTTGCATGCATCTAATTCCGGCTTCTTTTATGTTTTGCTATCTTATGATTGCTATGTACTTCTGTCTCGAAggaaatagttttatttttctggCTCTGTTTGATGGAATATTGGTTTTGTTGATGATCATCCTCAGTGCCAATTTCATCTTCGTATGTCAAGAAGAAAACGATCAGAATTATGCACAAACTCAATTACTACATCACTGAAGCTGTCAAAGTAGACCTTACCTATGTGACTATGTCCAACTCTTCTTCTATTCTTCATCGTCAACTCTAATAATTGTATGtagtaaaaaatttagaaagctCTTCGATAGTTTCCTTGGTGCCTTTCTGTATTATCTGTGCGTTTGGATTTAGTTTTGAAGACAAGAAAACAACCCTGCAGGCTGCAACAAACAATATATACAAACATGAATTTAGTTGCTCATCTGTGTGTTATCAAAACGTTATAGAGTCAATGTTGTTTCACCTTTTTCATTGGGAGATGATGTTATCACGCCTTCGTGATAAACTGTGCTATTCTTTTTGTAAACTTGGGTCAAGGATTCCACAAGCCGAACAAAGTTAAGACTCTTCATTACATCTCTATGTTATAAAACGTAGTCAAACTCTCATCATGTTTTATGGAAAGGTCCTTTTGAGGTAAAACTGAGTTGCCAACATGTTATTAAGTCTTACAGTCACTAACTATATCCAAATCAGTATGCTGACTTTTAATCTAGCCATGCAGTGATACAGTGGATTTAATTAATCTCTTGCATTAAGAACATAAATTACAATAAGatgaataaatacaaaataaaacatgatAGCGAAGTAAGCATAAAATAAGGTTAGAAGACTAGAGAAGCTATAGGTACACCAAACTCTCCATTCTAAAGGAAGAATCCAAAGAAACTAGGCCATAGAGAATCCAATGGGTATTATTCTGGGTCATCACTCATCACTGACTGTCTCACCATGCAAGAAATAATAAGCTAAACGAttctttataattaaattaatagcTTTGATACCAATTAACATCTCTTAAAACTATTTTGAAAGTGGTATATACTGTTAATGTTAGATCTCAAGGTAGTCAAATAAttatgtcataatttgtttttttactatATTGTTTATAGTTCAGgtttaaaattgttttcttttaattgTTAAGATTAAATCTTATTACATATCGTTttagtaaaaaaacaaaaatagttttatctatattttttacatatgcGCCCACACAACATACACTCGTAATagacaaacaaaagaaaaggcaAACATGTATGAATATGGACTTTTTTGGCGTTTATGTAAACATTTTGGTCTCGTTGTTTGACCTAAGCTAGGCTTAGCACATGCAAACCTCACTATTTTCTTCCATAATGTTGACAATTAAAAATTACTTAAGACGAAAACATTGTCGGAAGAAAACGACGAGACTAACAAATCACAaatgtttctatatttttttctagactactaaaccataaacatgaattaatccacacaacttttttatttaaaacataaatccaCACAATAACATGAATTAGTACCAGAGAAATCATAGGAATTAATTAAAacaccaaaataaaattttcatctGAATTCAAATGTGTTATTATGATGTGGAAAGGTCGCAATATGCaagtataagaaataatttATACGTTCCAGCACATACTATATACGGCATGAGCCATGAAggttttattttcatgtttttgtcgAACATGCTCACATTTTATTTCGATTTAACAAAAACGACCATGGTTAAACGTTCTGTTACTATTAATCAGAGATCTATTTAActggatttttgtttttgttttatacaGTTAATGATTTAGACGATAGTATCTTATTAAAATCTACAACCCGTAAGTGCCCGTGGAACATGGGCGGCGGACACCGACCACCTACAAGTTCTAAGGTTTAGACAACACGTGGAGTCTGTGGCTCCTTAACTTAAAAGTCCTGATGGCTGGCCCACCAGCTCTTTGCATTTCTATAGtatgttttttcttaattttgaaCTAGATAATAGGCATTGTAGCTAATACTCTCTATAGAATAATTGTGAAAGATATAACCTGGAATGTGTCAGAACAGTTAGATCGCAACCGCAGTTTATCAATCCACGGAATGTTAGCTAACCGGTCAGCAAACGAGTAAATTAAAGGGTTGTTTatttctgttctttttttttttgcaaaatttttatttctgtTCTTTATCATTTATAATTGTATACTAATGTACAACCAAAGCTTTCTATGAATAGACTAATTATAATATGCCATGGTGAAAAATAAcataagaattttatttgtataACTTTTTGGATCGTATGAGTAAATTAACAGCGTAGTTTATATACTATATAGGTAATGTAAGTGACATTAAACTAAGGTAATAAAAATAAGCAATTATGGAAGTAACTATTTAACTGtagatatatacatattt comes from the Brassica rapa cultivar Chiifu-401-42 chromosome A01, CAAS_Brap_v3.01, whole genome shotgun sequence genome and includes:
- the LOC103875070 gene encoding high mobility group B protein 4 encodes the protein MKGGETKAQSKSTDERLKTRGKKAGKKAAKDPNKPKRPPSAFFVFLEGFRKEFNLANPDNKSVGAVGKAAGAKWKSMTDEDKAPYVAKAETKKTEYTKTMQKYNMKLANGTSTAGDDDSDKSKSEVNDEAEGASEEEEDDD